CAGGGTGACTGCCAGCCAGAAACCGGGCCAACTGTTTGCCCCGATCCACTGGAGCGACAGCCTCGCCCACAATGCCACCGTCAGTGCTCTCGCCATTCCGTTCACTGACCCGGTGTCTGGCCAACCAGAGCTGAAACAGGTTGCGGTAAAACTGGAACCCCTCATTGCCCACAGTTACGCCTGCCTGCTGCTGCGCACCAAAGCCGCCGAAGAGCTCCACAGCTGTTTGCAGGCCGGCGACTCGCAGCTGTTTGAAACCATCCTGCACTGGTACCGGGTACCGGTAGAAGGCGGCTATCGCTTTGAACTGGCCTTGAAGAAACAGCCAGACTGGCAATCCTTGGCCGAAAAGCTATTCAGCCTGAGCGGCAAGCAGCTCAATCGCAAACAGTTACAGCTACCCAGTGGTGAACGCTGGCTGCTGCACAGCGAACATATGGAATTGCTGGTATTTACCAGTGCGGCTTGGCAGACCCTGCCCGATCGCAAGACTCTGGAAAATGCTTTGCAGGAGCCCCTGCCAGACGCTCCCGCCACACTCCTCCACGACGTGCCGGCGGGAGCGCAAATGGTATGTACCTGTCTGCAGGTTTCCCGCAAGGAAATCGAGACGGCCATTGCCGAAGGTGCGGCGTCTGTGGATGCACTGGGTGAACTTTTAGGCTGCGGTACCAATTGCGGTTCCTGCAAACCGGAGATTTCCGCGTTGCTGACGACCAATCTCGCGGTCGCTGTCGGCTAAGACTTGGCAGAACCCACTCCGGCCGGCTATCTTGCGGGGCAAGCAGATAGAAAATAAAGGCAAGCATTATGTCAGACGTCTGTGCAGAAAACGGCCTGCGCTCCGTAGAAGTCGCCAAGCGAATGCTGATCGACAGTATCCACCCGATTACTGCTACCGAAACGATTCCCCTGGGCCAGGCCTGTGGCCGGGTACTGGCAGAACCGGTACTGGCGGCACTGGACCTGCCTCCCTGCGACAACTCCGCTATGGACGGTTACGCTCTGTGTGGTGCACACGACAGTTACACCATCATCGGCAAAAGCCTCGCCGGCCACCCGTTTACCGGGGCCCTGGAACCGGGACAGGCCATTCGCATCACCACCGGCGCCGCCGTCCCCTCTGGTGCAGATAGAGTGCAGATGCAGGAAAACTGCAGCCTGGATGGCGAGCAGCTCACCATGAGCCGCCCCGCCAAACCCGGCGAGAACATTCGCCGCCGCGGCGAAGACGTGCACACCGGCCAGAGCCTGATCCCGCTGGGCTCCAAAATCAAAGTCCCGCACATTGCCCTGCTCGCTGGCGCGGGCGTGGCGGAAGTGACGGTGGTACGCAAACTCAAGGCGGCGTTGCTCTCCATCGGTGACGAGCTGAAACCCATCGGCACGCCGCCCGCGGCTTTGGGCAGTGGTGATATTTACGATAGCAACCGTATTGCGCTGCAGGCGGCACTGGAGCAACTGAACGTAGATATCCTCGACCTTGGCTGTTGGCCGGACCAACCGGACAAGATTCGCGAGGCGTTTCTTAAAGCCCGCGATAATGCGGATTTTGTGGTTACCAGCGGCGGGGTTTCTGTAGGCGAGGCAGACTTCACCAAAACCGTTTTGCAGGAACTCGGGGAAATCGACTTCTGGAAACTCGCCATCAAACCCGGCAAACCGTTTGCCTTCGGCCGCCTGCCCAAATCCGACGGTGAAACCCTGTTCTTCGGCCTCCCCGGCAACCCGGTCTCCGCGATTGTCACACTTCACCAACTGGTTGTTCCCGCGCTGGAAAAAATGCGGGGCACCGCTGCACCATTCCGCCAGCCGCCACTTCAGGTGCGCGCGCGCCTACTAAACAATATCCGCAAAAAACCCGGCCGCACGGACTACCAGCGTGGTTTTACCTATCGCGATGAAGATGGAATTCAGGTGGTGGAGACTCGCGGCATCCAGGGAAGCCATATTCTCTCCGGCTTTGCGGCGGCCAACTGTTTTGTTGTTTTGCCTCGGGAAGGCGAGGATTGCGAGACTGGGGATTGGGTTACTGTGGAGCCCTTTACCGCGCCTCTCGCGTAGTTCTTGGTTCGGGGTCCCGAGTAAGCGATTTTTTTGGCGGCAAAGCACCGGGTGTAGCTTCTCGAAACCGCTGTAAATACGTCCCTGTACGCTGCGTGAGCGACGTCCCTGTCGCACACGCTTTCGAAAAGCTACACCCAGCACTTTACCTTCGCATTTGACATTTCCCTCTGAACAAGGAACTAGCGTGATTCTTGAAGTAGCGATTCTGGACGTAAAGCCAGACCAGAATGAAGATTTTGAAAGTGCCTTCCAAAAGGCACAAAGCATCATTTCCTCGATGCCAGGCTACATAAATCACCAACTTCAAAAGTGTCTTGAAAAAGAAGGCCGCTACATCCTATTGGTGAATTGGGAAAAACTAGAAGACCACACGCAGGGCTTCCGTAAATCTTCCGAATACCAAAACTGGAAAGCCCTCCTCCATCACTTTTACGACCCATTCCCCGAAGTCGAGCACTACTCACTCGTCGAACTGTAAAACCGCGATGCGAAGGCCAAGTGCCGGGTAGGGGGTTTCAGGATCGTCGCAAACAGGATGTTTGCGCCGAAATTCCCAGGGATGGGTTTACAGTGGTCCTGAAACCCCATACCCGGCGCTTGGCCGCCACCGAACCACCCAAGCAAGTACCACAAAGCCCACACCAAACCACAATGCTATAATCCGGCGCACCCCGAAGACCGAACAAGATAGAAGTACCATGAGCCGCAGCCGCTACGAGAAATTCAAGCAGGTGCTCCGCCAGCGCCAGCACGATATGACCATCCTCACCGACCAGGTGCACAAAGGCCAAAACATCTCCGCCATGCTGCGCACCGCCGACGCGGTCGGCATCCCCGAAATCCACATGGTACAGCCCAGCTATGGCCACCGGATTTACCACAACACCGCCGGCGGTAGCGGCCGCTTCACGGGTAACAGTGTTTACCCCGATATACAGTCCGGCATAGCCGAACTCAAAAGCCGCGGTATGCACCTCTACGCGGCCCACTGGTCCGACCGCGCCATCGACTTTCGTGAAGCCGATTACACCAAGCCGTTCGCCCTCATCATGGGCGCCGAGAAAGATGGCCTCAGCGAATATGCCGCAGAACACGCCGACGACCATGTGACCATCCCGATTATTGGCATGGTGGAAAGCTACAATGTCAGCGTCGCCGCCGCGATTATTTTGCAGGAAGCGATGTATCAGCGGACCAGGGCGGGGATGTATGAGAATAAAGAACTCGACGAAGAACATCCGGAAATAAAAGATATTCTGTTTCGCTGGATGCATCCGAAAATGGTCAGATACTGCGAACAACACGGGCTGCCATTTCCGGAGCTGGATGAGGATGGGGATATTATTCCGCCGAAGGACTTAAAGTACCGCCGACCTAATCAGTAGTGCAATAAGTAGCGAAGTGGCAAAGCACCACACTACCCAAGTACCGCCGCCCGTTGCGCCCGGTCCAGCACCCATCTACCCTTGGCACAACTTTTACAAGACCACTCTCCAGGGAGGAAACAATGCACACCGAAGAAATCGAATACACCGTCGATGGCGAATCCTTTACCGGCTACCTGGCCTACGACGAAACCATCGAAGGCAAACGTCCCGCCATTCTGCTGCTGCATGAGTGGTGGGGACTCAACGATTTTACCCGCGAGGAAGCCGAGCGCCTCGCCGCTGAAGGCTTTACCGCCTTCGCCCTCGACATGTACGGTAGCGGCCTGGGCGCCGACAACCCCAGCGACGCCGCCGCCCTTATGAACAAAACCCTCGAAACCGAGGGCGCGCCCCTTAAACGCTTCCAAGCGGCGCTCGATCTCATCAACGGTCACGAAACCGTCGAAGCCGGTGAAGTTGCCGCCCAGGGCTACTGTTTCGGTGGTGCCGTCGCGCTCACCATGGCGCGCCTCGGCCTGCCATTGAAAGGCGTGGTCAGCTTCCACGGTGCGTTGGAAACCGAGGTGCAAATTAAGCCCGGCGACGTCAAGGCACAGATACAGGTTTACACCGGCGGCGACGACGACATGATCCCCGCCGAGCAGGTCGCCAACTTTGTTCTGGAAATGCAGAGCGCCGGTGTCCGCTTCGATGTGAGCAGCTACCCGGGTGTGAAGCACGGCTTTACCAACCCCGCCGCCACCGGGCGCGGTGAAAAATTTGGCATTCCCCTCGCCTACAACGAAGACGCCGCCAATGACGCCTACGAAGGTGCCATCGCCTTCTACAACAAAATATTCGACTTCTAAGCAAGCCAAACCAGCCGCTACTGTCGATACCCAGTGGCACCGGCCGCCGCCTTCGAGGCAGAATGGCCGGTGTCAGTGAATGCCTGAAGGGGGCCGCGTGCAATCTATTATTTCCATACAGAACGTGGGTAAAACCTACGCCGGCGGTTTTACCGCACTGAAGTCTGTGGACCTAGACATCCAGCGCGGCGAGATCTTCGCCCTGCTCGGTCCCAATGGCGCCGGTAAAACCACCCTCATCAGTATCGTGTGCGGCATCACCAACCCCACCAGTGGTACCGTGCTCGCCGACGGCCACAATATCCAGCGGGAATTCCGCGCTGCGCGCAGCAAAATTGGCCTGGTGCCCCAGGAACTTTCGACCGACTCCTTCGAGAGCGTGTGGAACACCGTCACCTTCAGCCGCGGCCTGTTTGGCAAGGCGCCCAACCCCGAGCATATCGAGAAGATCCTGCGCCAGCTTTCCCTGTGGGATAAGAAAGACAGCCGCATCATGGCCCTGTCCGGCGGCATGAAGCGACGGGTGATGATCGCCAAGGCCCTCTCCCACGAACCGGCCATCCTGTTTCTCGATGAACCCACCGCCGGTGTGGATGTGGAATTGCGCCGAGATATGTGGGAAATGGTGCGCGGCCTGCGGGACAATGGCGTGACCGTGATTCTCACTACCCACTACATCGAAGAAGCCGAGGAGATGGCCGACCGCATCGGCGTGATCAATCACGGTGAGCTGGTACTGGTGGAAGAAAAGCACGCACTGATGCAGAAGCTCGGCAAAAAGCAATTAACGATCCATCTGCAAAACCCGATCGACACACTGCCCCAGGGGCTCGACGAATTTGGCCTCGACCTGGCGGACGAAGGCAACCAACTGGTTTATACCTTTGACACCCAGCGCGAGCATACCGGCATCGCCGAGTTGTTACGTGCCCTGAATCAGCAGGGTATCGAGTTCAAGGATCTGCATTCCAGTGAGAGCTCGCTGGAGGAAATCTTCGTTAACCTGGTACACCAGAACCAGCACGCGCGCCAGCAGGCCGGATGAAAAAGGAAAAGCACCGATGAATCTGTACGGCATCCGCGCCATCTACAAGTTTGAAATGGCCCGCACCGCACGCACTCTGATGCAGAGTATCGCCTGGCCGGTGATTTCCACCTGCCTGTATTTTATTGTATTCGGCACCGCCATCGGCAGCCGCCTGGGAGAGATCGAAGGGGTCAGTTACGGGGCGTTCATCATTCCCGGGCTGATTATGCTGTCGCTGCTGTCGGAAAGTATTTCCAATGCGTCCTTCGGTATTTTCTTCCCGAAGTTCTCCGGCACAATTTACGAAGTCCTGTCGGCACCGGTATCCGCATTTGAAATTGTCGCCGGGTACGTGGGGGCGGCGGCGTCCAAATCTGTGGTCATCGGCATTTTGATTCTCATCACGGCACGATTCTTTGTGGACTACGAGATCGCCCACCCGTTCTGGATGATCGGCTTCCTGATTCTCACCGCCGTCACGTTCAGTATGTTCGGTTTTATCATCGGCATCTGGGCGGACGACTTCCAGAAACTGCAAATCATTCCACTCATGGTCATCACCCCACTGACATTTCTCGGCGGGGCCTTTTACTCCATCAATATGCTGCCGGAATTCTGGCAGAAGGTGACCCTGTTTAATCCGGTGGTGTACCTGATCAGCGGTTTCCGCTGGGCGTTCTACGGGGTCTCCGATGTCCATATGGGCATAAGCCTGGGGATGACGATATTTTTCCTGCTGCTGTGCATGACCGCGATCTGGTGGATTTTCCGCACCGGCTACAAAATCCGCGCCTGAGCAGAATTGAGCCACAAAAAAAGCCCGCGAGCGTCTGCGCTCGCGGGCTTTTTTTGTGTCAGTAAAGCGCTTCCCTAGCCCGGCTGGTAGGCGCGGGTAAATACCCGAACCACTTCCTTTACATGCTCGGCAATCTCCCGGGGGCCCGGCGGCTCGGTGCAGCCGAGCATGATCTGGATATGTCGGCAGCCACCCTGCAACATGCCAAAAAACAATTCTGACGCGCGCTCGGTATCCGGAATCTGTAGCTGGCCCAGCTCACAGGCGCGGTTCAGGAAACGGGTCATTTCATTGCGGGTACGCATGGGGCCCGCCTCGTAAAACAGGTTGGCCATGGTCTGGTCCTGGTTGCCCACGGCGCTGATCAGCCGCATCAGCTGCAGCGAATGCTCGTGGTAGAGCATCTCCAGGAAAGCCTCACCGATCTTGTGCAGCATCGCCGCCACCGGCATCCCCGGCTCCAGGGTAAACATCACCACCGGCATCTGGCTGCAACAGCGGGCCTCAACCGCGGCGGTAAACAGGGTCTCCTTGTCGGAGAAGTGGCTGTACACCGTCAGCTTGGACACCCCCGCCTCACTGGCTACGGCATCCATGCTGGTGCCGGTAAACCCGTGGGTGAGGAACAGGTCTTTGGCCGCCTCCAGAATCGCGTGCCGCTTGGCCGGGTCTTTCGGGCGGCCCCGGCTGGCGGGGGCGCTGGTGGTTGAATTTGCTTGGCTCATGCTCGTCATCGTGGCTGTTCCGCACTTCCGTCCCGCACTTCAAACAGGGAATGTTGAAGCACACGCTCGCCGCCACTGAATTAGTGGACTCACGAGTTTAATATACTTACTATACTCGCCAGTACAGAATTGGGTCCGGCGCAGTATGGCAGACAACTGTACCAGTTTCTGCCGGCTTACCCGACCTAAGAGTCATCTTAAGAAAGTCACCCTCAGCTCGCGAACCACAAGGAATGAGGTAACCATGCCCCGCTTACGCCTCCTCAACGCGCCGCTTCTCCGTTTTTCCAGTGGCCTACTGGCCGCTCTGCTCCTTAGCGCCTGCTCCGGACCCCAAAACGACAATGCCACGCCGCCACGGCCGGCTATTGTGGTACACCCTGAGGCCGCCGGCAGCCAGCTTGCGGTCTATCCCGGGGAGGTGCGCGCGCGCCACGAGCCAGCGCTGGCATTTCGTGTCGCCGGTGCGGTCACCCGCCGCCTGGTGGAGGTGGGTGACCGGGTCAAGCAGGGACAGCCACTGGCGGAACTGGATGCGCAGGATCTGCAACTGCAGAGTGACGCCGCCCGCGCGCAGCTGGAGGCGGCACAGTCGGACAACCGCAATGCCAGCAGCGAACTCGCCCGCTACCGCACGCTGCTGGAACGCAAGCTGATTGGCGAATCTCAGTTTGATGCGGTGAAAAGTCGCTATGACAGCAGTGTCGCGCAACTGGAGCGCGCCCGCGCCCAGTGGCAGGTGGCGGAAAACCAGGCCGCATACGCGGTGCTCAGGGCTCCCGGCGACGGTGTGATCACCCAGCGCTCTATCGACGCGGGGCAGGTGGT
This Microbulbifer sp. Q7 DNA region includes the following protein-coding sequences:
- the glp gene encoding gephyrin-like molybdotransferase Glp, with product MSDVCAENGLRSVEVAKRMLIDSIHPITATETIPLGQACGRVLAEPVLAALDLPPCDNSAMDGYALCGAHDSYTIIGKSLAGHPFTGALEPGQAIRITTGAAVPSGADRVQMQENCSLDGEQLTMSRPAKPGENIRRRGEDVHTGQSLIPLGSKIKVPHIALLAGAGVAEVTVVRKLKAALLSIGDELKPIGTPPAALGSGDIYDSNRIALQAALEQLNVDILDLGCWPDQPDKIREAFLKARDNADFVVTSGGVSVGEADFTKTVLQELGEIDFWKLAIKPGKPFAFGRLPKSDGETLFFGLPGNPVSAIVTLHQLVVPALEKMRGTAAPFRQPPLQVRARLLNNIRKKPGRTDYQRGFTYRDEDGIQVVETRGIQGSHILSGFAAANCFVVLPREGEDCETGDWVTVEPFTAPLA
- a CDS encoding antibiotic biosynthesis monooxygenase — its product is MILEVAILDVKPDQNEDFESAFQKAQSIISSMPGYINHQLQKCLEKEGRYILLVNWEKLEDHTQGFRKSSEYQNWKALLHHFYDPFPEVEHYSLVEL
- the trmH gene encoding tRNA (guanosine(18)-2'-O)-methyltransferase TrmH — encoded protein: MSRSRYEKFKQVLRQRQHDMTILTDQVHKGQNISAMLRTADAVGIPEIHMVQPSYGHRIYHNTAGGSGRFTGNSVYPDIQSGIAELKSRGMHLYAAHWSDRAIDFREADYTKPFALIMGAEKDGLSEYAAEHADDHVTIPIIGMVESYNVSVAAAIILQEAMYQRTRAGMYENKELDEEHPEIKDILFRWMHPKMVRYCEQHGLPFPELDEDGDIIPPKDLKYRRPNQ
- a CDS encoding dienelactone hydrolase family protein translates to MHTEEIEYTVDGESFTGYLAYDETIEGKRPAILLLHEWWGLNDFTREEAERLAAEGFTAFALDMYGSGLGADNPSDAAALMNKTLETEGAPLKRFQAALDLINGHETVEAGEVAAQGYCFGGAVALTMARLGLPLKGVVSFHGALETEVQIKPGDVKAQIQVYTGGDDDMIPAEQVANFVLEMQSAGVRFDVSSYPGVKHGFTNPAATGRGEKFGIPLAYNEDAANDAYEGAIAFYNKIFDF
- a CDS encoding ABC transporter ATP-binding protein, which translates into the protein MQSIISIQNVGKTYAGGFTALKSVDLDIQRGEIFALLGPNGAGKTTLISIVCGITNPTSGTVLADGHNIQREFRAARSKIGLVPQELSTDSFESVWNTVTFSRGLFGKAPNPEHIEKILRQLSLWDKKDSRIMALSGGMKRRVMIAKALSHEPAILFLDEPTAGVDVELRRDMWEMVRGLRDNGVTVILTTHYIEEAEEMADRIGVINHGELVLVEEKHALMQKLGKKQLTIHLQNPIDTLPQGLDEFGLDLADEGNQLVYTFDTQREHTGIAELLRALNQQGIEFKDLHSSESSLEEIFVNLVHQNQHARQQAG
- a CDS encoding ABC transporter permease — protein: MNLYGIRAIYKFEMARTARTLMQSIAWPVISTCLYFIVFGTAIGSRLGEIEGVSYGAFIIPGLIMLSLLSESISNASFGIFFPKFSGTIYEVLSAPVSAFEIVAGYVGAAASKSVVIGILILITARFFVDYEIAHPFWMIGFLILTAVTFSMFGFIIGIWADDFQKLQIIPLMVITPLTFLGGAFYSINMLPEFWQKVTLFNPVVYLISGFRWAFYGVSDVHMGISLGMTIFFLLLCMTAIWWIFRTGYKIRA
- a CDS encoding TetR/AcrR family transcriptional regulator — translated: MSQANSTTSAPASRGRPKDPAKRHAILEAAKDLFLTHGFTGTSMDAVASEAGVSKLTVYSHFSDKETLFTAAVEARCCSQMPVVMFTLEPGMPVAAMLHKIGEAFLEMLYHEHSLQLMRLISAVGNQDQTMANLFYEAGPMRTRNEMTRFLNRACELGQLQIPDTERASELFFGMLQGGCRHIQIMLGCTEPPGPREIAEHVKEVVRVFTRAYQPG
- a CDS encoding efflux RND transporter periplasmic adaptor subunit, with the protein product MPRLRLLNAPLLRFSSGLLAALLLSACSGPQNDNATPPRPAIVVHPEAAGSQLAVYPGEVRARHEPALAFRVAGAVTRRLVEVGDRVKQGQPLAELDAQDLQLQSDAARAQLEAAQSDNRNASSELARYRTLLERKLIGESQFDAVKSRYDSSVAQLERARAQWQVAENQAAYAVLRAPGDGVITQRSIDAGQVVSAGQTVFSMAADGEREVRIDLPEHEVSRFAVGQPVTIELWSQPGNPIHGQVRELAPAAESGLRTFEARVSFPADGASSGPQLGQSARVYARTTPSGEHQRPTQRLPMSAITADGAEAYVWRMDPENFTLHKVAVTVARYGHETAEVISSLSPDDWILSAGTQLVQEGQRVRPVDRQNRPIETDKALAQRL